The genomic interval AAGGTCGCATCCGGAAGCAACGTATAAGGGATTAGAATTCGATTTCCTTCCGTGACCAAACCCACACCTCTTCTCACGCGTGGACTTTTTTTCTTCCAAGGCTGATGGTATTCCGGTTCCTGAAAGGTCACTTTGACTTGTATGATACTTTTCTGATATTCTTCCGATCCTTTCGACAAAGGGGGAGTCAGGGGACTCGTATTTCCTTTTTTGGAAACTTCCTTGGAACCGGAACGATTCTTTTTTACAAGAATCGAAGTTCCATTCTTTCCAAAAGAATTTTCCGCGAAACTTGCAAACGAAAGAGAAAACACTGCGCCGAAGACGACGAACTTTAAGATTCTATTTTTCATGTTCTTATTCCAGGCCGTATGTCTTACGGATTTTTTCGTCCGCCTTTTCCGCTTCTTCTCGATTGAGAATCAAGGGAACTTGAACGTCCAAAAACTTCAGTCGAAGATACTTTTCCTTTGATTCGCTCAAAATCTTTTTGAGGTCTTCCAATTGAGTCACTGGAATTCCGTTTACGGATTCCAAAACCAAATTGACGAAGTAATCGGAGGAAGAATTGACCGGATGTGATAATTTTCTATACAGAACGACGTCCGTCTTTTTGGTTCTGTTGAGACCGTCCTCGATGAAATAAAAAAATCTGTATAAGAGTTGGCTTCCTCCGGAAGTGTTTCCACCTCGACTCCAACTCGTAATCAGATCTCGAGACATTTCCTGAAAAAGAAGTCCTCCGATCATCGAGAAATCATACGGTTTATCGTATTGATTTCTCATAAAGTCAAAGTCGGGCATACGAATCGCCGGAAAAGAAACGTTCATTTCCTTTCCGTTTCTATAGAATTTGAAAGTAATCTTATCTCCCGCGTGTTTGTTGTCGACGATTTCGACAAAGTCCACTCGCGCGTCCCGGTCCTGCATCACGGTACCGTTTTTACCGATCGGATTTCCGTCGATCTCCACGAGAAAGTCTCCTTCTTTCAGATACTTTTCTGCGGAGCCGTTTTTTAAAACCTTAGAAACAAAAACTCCTTCCAAGGAATCCGGAATCCCCTTTGCCTTTCGCAAAGAAACGTTGAACGAATTGAGAGTTCGGACCCCGAGTTCCACATATCCGTCGTATTTTCCGTCTTCGATATCGGTTAGGAAATGGCGTATAACGTTGGTTGGAATGAGGTAACCGATATTCTCACCCTTAGTCGCGACTTGGAAGGCGATCCCAACAACTTTGTCGTCTTGGATTGCAGGTCCTCCGGAGTTTCCCGGATTGATCGCCGCGTCGACTTGAAGAACCAAATGACTGTCCACCGCAGAATGAGAATAAACGGATTGATCCTTTCTTGAAACGATTCCCCTCGTCACGGAAACCTTATTTCCACCGATCGGATAACCGACCACGATCAAGGGAGAATTGAGTTCTGGAATTTCTCCGAGTTGAAGATCTCTCGAGTCTTTATAGAATTCGGGACTTTCCGCTTCGAGAACCGCCAAATCACAGTCATGCGCGATATGGAGAATTTTCACTCCATACCATTCGGTTTGGTTGTATCTCTGAACCTGAACGAACTTTGCGTTCGAGATTACGTGCGCATTCGTGATGATTCTTTTATTCCCGATCAAAAAACCGGTTCCGGAGCTCGCGCGAACCGCGTCCGTTGTCCAAGGCGAAAACGGATTTACCGCTTGGGAATAAACTCGAATTTGTACGACCCCTTTACGGAGTTCGTCAAAGGGAAGAGGACCCTCGACCGCGTTTGTTTTCGTTTGAAAAAACAAAATCGCCGAAACAAGAAGAAGTTGGCGACTTCTCTTGACCCCAATTCTTAAAAAACCGGATAGATTAGCCGTCAATGGGCCCTCCAAAAAGAATATTCAAATTTTAGAATTTTCTAATGTCCTTCGAACTCGCAGATCGCAAATACGGGGACTTGCAATTCTTCTTTGAGTTTTTTTCCTCCGCCCAGATCCGGAAGATCGATGATCACTCCCGCTTCGTAGACTTCGGCTCCGAGTTTTCGGAGTAGTTTTACCGCGGCGACCATCGTTCCGCCGGTGGCGATCAAATCGTCCATCACGAGAATTTTATCTCCGGGTTGAACCGCATCTCTGTGGATTTCGATTACGTCTTTTCCGTATTCCAGATCGTATTCTTCCGAAACGGTTTCGGAGGGAAGTTTTCCTTTTTTACGGATGGGAATAAAACCGACCCCAAGTTGAAAAGCGACGGGCGCTCCGGTGAGAAACCCTCTCGCTTCGATACCGGCGACTTTCGTGATTCCTTTTCCTTGGTATCTGTTTACGAAGGTTCCGATCGTTAGGGCAAGTCCTTCCGGATCGAGAAGGAGTGAAGTAATATCGCGAAACAAGATTCCCGGTTTTGGATAGTCAGGTATGGTTCTGATTTTGGATTTAACAATAGACATCTAGGTTTTACGTCCCAGGATTTTTAATTTACGGGTTCTATTCAAAAAACCGGAGACATTTCAAACAATTCTTTTTTATTCCCAAGAAAGAAAAGCCCGGCAAAACCGGGCTTATTTTGGAATTCAAAAAATTTTCGGAATCAATATCCGGAATTTTTCAGAGCGGCGATTCTCGCTTCTAACGGTGGGTGAGTGGAAAAAAGAGCAAACCACTTACTGTGCCCCGAAATCTTCATAGTTGCAAGAGCTTCTCCGCCTCTCGGATCTTCCGGTGCTTCGAAAGTACGTTTTAATTTTTCAAGAGCGGCCACCATATTCTGACGTCCTGCGATCTTCGCGCCGCCCGCGTCCGCACGGTATTCTCTTGTTCTCGAAAAATACGCGACCACGATCGATCCGAGAATGCTGAACAGAATGCTCAACACTATGTTCGCAACCAGACGTACTGTATATTGCGCGTCTTCGTCCTTTACAAGAGTGCTCAATGCGTAACCTACGATTCTCGAGAAGAATATTACGAATGCGTTAACTACTCCCTGCACAAGAGTCATAGTCACCATGTCTCCGTTCGCGACGTGTGCGAGTTCGTGAGCGAGAACTCCTTCCACTTCGGAACTGTCCATCACTTGTAAGAGCCCGCTAGAAACGGCAACCAGAGAACTCGACTTGGAAGGTCCGGTCGCAAACGCGTTGACTTCGGGAGAATGATAAATTCCCACCTCGGGCATCGGAATATTCGCGGCTCTTGCGAGTCTTTCTACTTTGGAATACAATTCTCTTTCCACTCCGGTTGCGGACTGACGGTTGATCACTTGGACGCCCATCATGGTCTTCGCCATGAACTTTGAGAGGAGGAGGGAAATAAAAGATCCGCCCATACCCCAGAGTAGGGCAAACACCATCAAGGATCCGTAATTCAGTCCGTTTGCGTTGAGATACGGTCCAATTCCGAGCACGCTCGTTACGATCGAAATCGTAACCACAACCAAGATATTGGTCAGCAAAAACAACCCAATTCGTTTAAACCACATTTTGGTTTCTCCTATTCATCTTCTTTTTATATACTATCAGTCGGTCTAAGAACGATTTCTATTTTTTCACGGGTCGCAGGTTTTGTAGATCGGATTTTCGTTCGATTCTTCTTTACCAGATTCAATTCGGAATTCTTCGCCCCTTCGTTTTTGTAAAGTCGCTCGACGTCTCATAAAGACAATTTTGCGAGTTCGCAAATTAGACCGTTTCAAAGTGACTTTCGATCCCTTTGAAAAAGGTTCCGGAAGCAGGATTCTTTCTTTTTAACAAAAAAACAAAAACCTTCTTCCGGAAAAGTTCCGATCCGTTTCGGTAAATCGGAAACTTCTTCTGATCCAAAATTCCCAGAGTGAACTTTCGTTAGTCGCAATTCCCGTAAAATTCTTCTTGGCGTTCGATTTTCCCGCGACGCGATTTTGGAACGCAAAACAAGGAGAATCGTTTTTAAACCTTTCTCGGCTCCTTTCTAAAAAAAGAAGCGAGAAGAAATAAGAATCCGAGCAGAATATACGCAGTCACAAAAGAATTAAACCCTGGCTCGAACTGACTGAGAATGTCGTTTCCTCTTAAGGAGAAGCCGTGGATGAAACCCGTAGCCGCAAGAACGGACGCGATCAAACAAGTGATCAAAGCCTTCTTAAAATCTCTATCGATCACAAAGACCGCGATGGAAGCCCAGATCATAGAAGAGATTAAGAATCCTTGAGAAAGACTCAGAAGTCCGCCGAGTGGATACGGAAGAAAGGGAAGTCCCAAAGGAACATCGGACATCCAAAGATGCGCGCTCTCTTTTACACCCGCGTTTTCTAAGATTCCTGCGATCGATCGATCCGCGTAGTTGAATGTGGATTGAACGAGAAGAACTCCCCAACCTGCGAGCGCGGGAAGAATTCCGATCACGACCGCTGGAGCGTGTCGACTCGGTGTCGCCTCGAAGGCCTGGGAACCGATCACGATTCCGATCCAAAGAACGATCGCCATTCCGGCTTCCACGGGGATGAGTGCTTGGATAAACGCGAGAAGCCCGAAAAGAGCGACTAACGTCATAAAGATTCCGTTCAAAGTCGAATAACCCGCTCTCGCACCGAGCGCTTTCCAACCGGGATGTCCGATATAAATCGTCGTCGGAAACGGAGATCCGAAAAAGGAACCCACGACCGTTCCGATCCCGTTCGCCAAAAGAGAATCTCTTGTGTTGAATGTATCTCCGGACGCTTCCGCCGATTCTATGTTTTGCAAAGATCCGATCACGTTAAAAATTCCCATCGGAATGATCACCGCGAGATACTCGCGAATATCCGCGAGTTGAAACGCGGAAAACAAATCTGTGATCGATAATACCGGCAAGTAGAATCCGATCTGACTGGTGGAAGCTTTCAGAAGAGCGCCGTCCATCATCGGATTTCCCCAAACTCCTTGTGACCAAGCGAGAATGGTTCCTAATACCACGGAAACGAGGCCTCCGGGAAGACGAAACGGAAATACGACTCTTGCAAAATACTGAAGAAGAATGATTCCGAATGGAAGAAACGCGATCAACGGATTCTGAAACGTACGAACCAAAAAGTCCATCGAAATAAAGGTGATCGCGATTCCCGCAAGAGAGGAAAGAAGTGCGGCTCTCGGAGTTACCTTCCGAATCTTTTCGGCGACGAACGAACCGAACATTTCGATCAATCCGGAAAGAAGACTCGCTACGAGCCCGACCTGCCAAGCGATTTTGTAATCGCCCGTTTTCTTATATACGGGAAGTATAATAAAGAAGACGAAAGCGAACAAGGAAACGGTGTTGATCCCGTAAGGAAGAGCGGTGACGTCGTTTCGGTTCTCTTTCTCGGCAAGGCGATGCGCCTGCCAGGAATAGAACAGATTTCCGAGCAAAAGAGAAATTGCCGTTCCCGGAAGAATGACCTTATATACAAAGTCACCCGGGACACCACAGAGTGTGGTCAGCAAAAAAGAAAGAACAAGAATCTGAATCAGATTGTCGATCATCAGACCGAAAAATCCGTCCAAGTCCCCAAGTACAAACCATTTGAATTTATTCTGGCTCATTGTTTCGATTTACTCCCAAAGTCCACTTGAATTACGTTGGACTTGTCGTCCTTCGTATCACCCTCTTTTTTCTCTGTTAAAACCGTCTTTTCGACCTGAGGGAAATGTTTTAGTTCTTCCGGTTCGGTCGTAAAAACTTTCATATTTGTTAGCGTTGTTTGCGTTTTATCAAAATAACGAAGGACGCAGTCCCAGGGAATAAACACTTCTTCCCAGTTGTATCCGAATTGAAGTTCCGCGTAGATCCATTCTTCCTGAAGATCGAGGTTTCGAACGCCGCCTTTGGGACTAAAGACAAGGACAATCCCGGATTCTTTTTCGTCTCCGACTAATCCTCGTTTGCCGATCACGAGTTTGGGATGAGGAAGGGCGTGCAAAAAGAAAGTACCGAATCCGTCCCAGTAGAGATCGAACAGTTGTCGCTTGAACTTTCTGAGACTCAGAACTTCTTCTTTTAGATTTCCCTTATCCATTCTTAAAATTGCGGTCCGGACCTTCCACGTTCGCTTCGCTGAGATAGTCGCCGTGAATTTTGTATTCCGGAACCAGAGCCTTGAAGGCGAGAAAAATTTCCTTGTCCTTGTTGGTTCTTCCCGCATTGAGAAGTTCGTTGAATCTGGCGACGAAGGTAGTGGGTTCCTGATTCTCCAGAGGAGATGCGATTTTGATTTTTGGATGATGCGTTTTTTTGATTCCTTCCAAATCGAGAAGAAGTTCTTCGAACAATTTTTCTCCTGGTCTCAGTCCGGTAAACTGGATCGGAATATCGACATGAGGCCTGAGTCCGCAAAGACGAATCATCTCTTCCGCGAGGTTGAGAATTTTTACGGGCTCGCCCATTTCTAAGATAAAGATCTCTCCGCATTCTCCCATACTTCCGGCTTGGAGTACGAGTTGCGTCGCTTCCGGAATCGTCATAAAATAACGAATCACGTCGGGATGAGTTACCGTCACCGGTCCGCCGTTTGCGATCTGTTCTCTGAATCTTGGAATCACGGAACCGTTGGAACCGAGCACGTTCCCGAATCGAACCGTGATAAACTTGGTTCTCGTTTCGCGAGAAACGTGTTGCAGATATAATTCCGCGGCGCGTTTGGAAGCTCCCATGATGTTCACGGGGTTGACCGCCTTGTCCGTCGAGATCAAAACAAAACGTTCGACTCCGGAAAGACGAGAGATGTCAGCGATGTTTTTTGTTCCGAGAATATTGTTCATGACAGCTTCGGTCGGATTGACTTCCATCATCGGAACGTGTTTGTAAGCGGCGGAATGAAAGACAACTTGCGGAGAATGTCTTTCAAAGATGGAACTCACACGAGAAAGATTTTTGATATCGGCTACGATCGGAACGAGTTCGATGTTCTGACCTTGTAATTTTTTCTTGAGTTCGTACTCGATTTCGTATAACGGAGTTTCTGCGGAATCCAAAAGAAGAATCCGAGAAGGTTCGAACACCGCGACTTGTCTGCAGAGTTCGCTACCGATCGAACCGCCGGCTCCGGTGACAAGAATGGATTTACCTTTTAGATAAGAACGAATGGATTCGATTTCGAGATCGACGACCGGACGACCCAAAAGGTCTTCGACCTGAACTTCCCGAAGTTGATTCAACTTGGGAGAATCAAAAAACAAAGAACCCAGTGAAGGAAGAATTTTGAACTTCACGTCCGAGTTTTCGAAGGAACGGATCAAACGGCTGATCAACTTTCCATCCGGATTGGAAATGGCGATGATGACTTGTTTGACCCCGAACTGGCTGATCATTTGTTCGGCTTGTTCTATCTTCGCAAGAATCGGAACACCTTGGATATGAGCCCCGATTTTCTGGACGTTATCGTCCAAAAAACCGACCGGATTGAGTTTGAGTTCGTTGTGTCTTCTGATTTCGGAGAGGAGTGTGGCGCCCACTTTTCCGGCTCCTAGAATCAGAGTAGGAACTCCTTCTTCCTTTGATTTTTTAAGAATGTACTGATCTCGAAACACTCTCCAAGAAAAACTACGAATACACAAAAAGCTGAGAAGGAGTAACGTATCCAGAACGGGAACCATTCTGGAGAGTTGTTCGAAACGATTGTAAAAGAGAAGTGCGGTGGTCGAAATCAAGGAAGAGAGCAAAGTCACCTTGATGATTTCCACCAGATCGTGAATCGAGGCGTACGCCCAGATCGATCTGTAAATATCCGAAAGGATAAAAACTCCCGCGCGTACAAGAATTACGATGACGAGAGAAGTTATAAATCTTTCGGGTGGAACTAAAAAGACGAAGGATTCGAAGCGGATCCAATGTGCCAAAAAGAAAGAAATTCCCATGAACAAAAGATCCAAAGGGAAAATCCACATTCTCCGATTCCATTGACCGAGCATGTAGGAAATAAAATCCTCTTGTTCCTAAAAGTCCAATCTTTTTGAAATAACGAACGCCGATTTTTGACCGATTCGAAAAATGTGTTGCAGAAATTCTTTTCTTGCCCCACTCCAATAGGAGAATAAATCGGTTTTAGATCGGTACACTTTGAAAGAAATTATCATCAACCTCCAAGGGGATTTGGACTTTAAACTCGGAGAAGCCCTATTCTCCAAGTTGGAAGAACTTTCCGAAGCCCCAAGAAGAATTTTACTGGACGCTTCCGGCTTGAACTCAGCGACCCTCGA from Leptospira stimsonii carries:
- a CDS encoding trypsin-like peptidase domain-containing protein, with translation MLFFQTKTNAVEGPLPFDELRKGVVQIRVYSQAVNPFSPWTTDAVRASSGTGFLIGNKRIITNAHVISNAKFVQVQRYNQTEWYGVKILHIAHDCDLAVLEAESPEFYKDSRDLQLGEIPELNSPLIVVGYPIGGNKVSVTRGIVSRKDQSVYSHSAVDSHLVLQVDAAINPGNSGGPAIQDDKVVGIAFQVATKGENIGYLIPTNVIRHFLTDIEDGKYDGYVELGVRTLNSFNVSLRKAKGIPDSLEGVFVSKVLKNGSAEKYLKEGDFLVEIDGNPIGKNGTVMQDRDARVDFVEIVDNKHAGDKITFKFYRNGKEMNVSFPAIRMPDFDFMRNQYDKPYDFSMIGGLLFQEMSRDLITSWSRGGNTSGGSQLLYRFFYFIEDGLNRTKKTDVVLYRKLSHPVNSSSDYFVNLVLESVNGIPVTQLEDLKKILSESKEKYLRLKFLDVQVPLILNREEAEKADEKIRKTYGLE
- a CDS encoding adenine phosphoribosyltransferase codes for the protein MSIVKSKIRTIPDYPKPGILFRDITSLLLDPEGLALTIGTFVNRYQGKGITKVAGIEARGFLTGAPVAFQLGVGFIPIRKKGKLPSETVSEEYDLEYGKDVIEIHRDAVQPGDKILVMDDLIATGGTMVAAVKLLRKLGAEVYEAGVIIDLPDLGGGKKLKEELQVPVFAICEFEGH
- the htpX gene encoding protease HtpX, translating into MWFKRIGLFLLTNILVVVTISIVTSVLGIGPYLNANGLNYGSLMVFALLWGMGGSFISLLLSKFMAKTMMGVQVINRQSATGVERELYSKVERLARAANIPMPEVGIYHSPEVNAFATGPSKSSSLVAVSSGLLQVMDSSEVEGVLAHELAHVANGDMVTMTLVQGVVNAFVIFFSRIVGYALSTLVKDEDAQYTVRLVANIVLSILFSILGSIVVAYFSRTREYRADAGGAKIAGRQNMVAALEKLKRTFEAPEDPRGGEALATMKISGHSKWFALFSTHPPLEARIAALKNSGY
- a CDS encoding NCS2 family permease codes for the protein MSQNKFKWFVLGDLDGFFGLMIDNLIQILVLSFLLTTLCGVPGDFVYKVILPGTAISLLLGNLFYSWQAHRLAEKENRNDVTALPYGINTVSLFAFVFFIILPVYKKTGDYKIAWQVGLVASLLSGLIEMFGSFVAEKIRKVTPRAALLSSLAGIAITFISMDFLVRTFQNPLIAFLPFGIILLQYFARVVFPFRLPGGLVSVVLGTILAWSQGVWGNPMMDGALLKASTSQIGFYLPVLSITDLFSAFQLADIREYLAVIIPMGIFNVIGSLQNIESAEASGDTFNTRDSLLANGIGTVVGSFFGSPFPTTIYIGHPGWKALGARAGYSTLNGIFMTLVALFGLLAFIQALIPVEAGMAIVLWIGIVIGSQAFEATPSRHAPAVVIGILPALAGWGVLLVQSTFNYADRSIAGILENAGVKESAHLWMSDVPLGLPFLPYPLGGLLSLSQGFLISSMIWASIAVFVIDRDFKKALITCLIASVLAATGFIHGFSLRGNDILSQFEPGFNSFVTAYILLGFLFLLASFFRKEPRKV
- a CDS encoding ClpXP protease specificity-enhancing factor SspB, producing MDKGNLKEEVLSLRKFKRQLFDLYWDGFGTFFLHALPHPKLVIGKRGLVGDEKESGIVLVFSPKGGVRNLDLQEEWIYAELQFGYNWEEVFIPWDCVLRYFDKTQTTLTNMKVFTTEPEELKHFPQVEKTVLTEKKEGDTKDDKSNVIQVDFGSKSKQ
- a CDS encoding polysaccharide biosynthesis protein — protein: MLGQWNRRMWIFPLDLLFMGISFFLAHWIRFESFVFLVPPERFITSLVIVILVRAGVFILSDIYRSIWAYASIHDLVEIIKVTLLSSLISTTALLFYNRFEQLSRMVPVLDTLLLLSFLCIRSFSWRVFRDQYILKKSKEEGVPTLILGAGKVGATLLSEIRRHNELKLNPVGFLDDNVQKIGAHIQGVPILAKIEQAEQMISQFGVKQVIIAISNPDGKLISRLIRSFENSDVKFKILPSLGSLFFDSPKLNQLREVQVEDLLGRPVVDLEIESIRSYLKGKSILVTGAGGSIGSELCRQVAVFEPSRILLLDSAETPLYEIEYELKKKLQGQNIELVPIVADIKNLSRVSSIFERHSPQVVFHSAAYKHVPMMEVNPTEAVMNNILGTKNIADISRLSGVERFVLISTDKAVNPVNIMGASKRAAELYLQHVSRETRTKFITVRFGNVLGSNGSVIPRFREQIANGGPVTVTHPDVIRYFMTIPEATQLVLQAGSMGECGEIFILEMGEPVKILNLAEEMIRLCGLRPHVDIPIQFTGLRPGEKLFEELLLDLEGIKKTHHPKIKIASPLENQEPTTFVARFNELLNAGRTNKDKEIFLAFKALVPEYKIHGDYLSEANVEGPDRNFKNG